One genomic segment of Mytilus galloprovincialis chromosome 5, xbMytGall1.hap1.1, whole genome shotgun sequence includes these proteins:
- the LOC143075450 gene encoding beta-1,3-galactosyltransferase brn-like, producing the protein MFSILLHRNEFIIIILAVLFIMTFMICFYMEVLKKQQRCYGFHYNYPLNDVKYIVNQIIDQGMTSSKPINNMYNQYTTIFSVTCSADIELVILVKSFTGHFDQRQAIRSTWGKCHGENVRVVFLLGHSAELTEHTRNEYDEHKDIVQGSFTDEYRNNIYKTLMAYDWVVSNCSNSQFVFFVDDDYFVTIPNLIKFSRENIQSGRDVMFGHKQCNRDPVRSKASKYRKWYISEAEYQPLTLPPFLSGGSILTHFNVVRKLRIAFPYMKPIFLDDVYVSLVAQKLGVHILHNERFVNSDLRRMNFNFIMSCHNYNSTEYLYEAWLTFKTPNLFERLFNSVIGNPRRDLCSTS; encoded by the coding sequence ATGTTTTCTATATTATTACACAGAAACGAATTTATCATTATAATTCTGGCTGTTCTGTTCATCATGACTTTTATGATTTGTTTCTATATGGAAGTTTTAAAGAAACAGCAACGTTGTTATGGATTTCATTATAATTATCCTCTAAACGATGTGAAATATATTGTGAATCAGATAATAGACCAAGGTATGACCTCTAGCAAACCGATTAATAATATGTACAACCAGTATACCACAATATTCAGTGTGACATGTTCAGCTGATATCGAACTAGTAATACTAGTTAAGTCTTTCACTGGACATTTTGATCAAAGACAAGCGATTCGCTCAACATGGGGGAAATGTCATGGGGAAAATGTAAGAGTTGTCTTCCTTCTTGGACATTCTGCTGAGTTAACTGAACATACAAGGAACGAATATGATGAACACAAAGATATAGTCCAAGGTTCATTTACTGATGAATAcaggaataatatatataaaacattgatGGCATATGACTGGGTTGTATCGAATTGTTCAAATAgtcagtttgtcttttttgttgacGACGATTATTTTGTTACCATACCAAACCTAATAAAATTTTCTCGAGAAAATATTCAATCCGGAAGAGATGTGATGTTTGGACATAAGCAGTGTAATAGAGATCCGGTGAGATCAAAAGCAtctaaatatagaaaatggtacATATCAGAAGCAGAATACCAGCCACTTACTCTACCGCCGTTTCTTTCCGGGGGATCTATTCTTACTCACTTTAATGTAGTACGAAAATTGAGAATTGCCTTTCCTTATATGAAACCGATATTTCTTGACGATGTGTATGTGTCATTAGTTGCACAGAAATTAGGTGTACATATATTACACAATGAAAGATTCGTTAACTCTGATTTAAGGAGAATGAACTTCAACTTTATAATGTCATGTCACAATTATAATAGTACAGAATATTTATATGAAGCGTGGTTAACATTCAAAACACCAAACCTGTTTGAACGCTTATTTAACAGTGTTATTGGTAATCCGCGGCGTGACTTATGTAGTACAAGTTAA